Within Raineyella sp. W15-4, the genomic segment GGCATCGGCCTCGATCACCTCGATCTCCTCGCGGGCGCCACCGGGGACGAAACCGTACCGTTCCCGCGCCAGGTCGGTGAGGGACAGCGACAGGTCGTACGCCAGCAGTCCGGGGAACAGGCCCGCCGGGAGGATCGAGGTGTCGAGAGACCACGGGCTGCCGTCGACCTGCCGGATCCGGGTGATCTGCACGACGTTCGCCGGCGACGCCAGCCGGAGGGTGCGGGCCTCGTACGGATCGGCCGCCCGCAGGTGGGCACCGACCACCCGGGTCGACAGGCTGCGTCCCTGGGCGCGCACCATCGAGGGAACGCCCTCGGTGGTGTCGAGCCGACGCAGGATCCTGGCGTCGGCCGCATGCACGCCACCGCAGCGGCCGATCGTACGGCGCACCAGATGGTCGTCCTCCAGCAGGCCGAGCGCGGCCCGCAGCAACGTCCGCCCCACTCCGAACCGTTCGGCCAGGTCCCGTTCGGTGCCGACGAGCTCTCCGGGATGGAAGGCCTCCCGAGTGAGATGGCCGCGCAGCGCCTCGGCCAGCTGGCGGGCGCGGGGTGTGGCCGGGTCACTCATGGCAACGTCACGACCGCTACTCGTCGGTTACTCGTCGGTGGCCGCCGGGCCGGGCCGGCGGATGCCGGCCTGCTCGAGCCGGCTGATGAACAGGTCGGCCTCGCCCGGGCTCAGCACCATCGGTGGGCGGATCTTCAGGGCGTTGCCGTAGCGTCCGCAGGCGGAGATCAGCACGCCACGGTCGCGCAGGGCGTTGATGACCCCGGCGGCGCGCCGCCGATCGGGCCGGCCGTCCGCGTCGACGTACTCGACCGCGACGAACAGCCCCAGGCCACGCACCTCGCTGACCGTCGGGTCGTCCGCGGTGACCGTACGGACGCCGTCAAGCAGGCGCCGCCCGACCTCGGCGGCGTGCGCGATCAGCCCCTCGTCCTCGATGACGTCGAGCACCGCCGTGGCGGCGGCCATCGAGACGGGGTTGCCGGCGAAGGTGTTGAAGTAGTTCTCCCCCGCGCAGAACCCGTCGATCAGGTCGGCGCGACCCACCAGCCCGGCCACCGGCATGCCGTTGGCCATCGGCTTGCCGAGGGTGACCAGGTCGGGGGCGATGTCATGGCGGGTGTGCCCCCACATGCCGGTGCCCAGCCGGCCGAATCCCGGCTGGACCTCGTCGGCGATCACCAGGCCGCCCCGCTCGTGCACCAGCGCGGCCGCCGCATCGAGCATCCCGGGCGTCCCCGGGTGGATCCCGTCGGAGGAGAAGACCGTGTCGACCAGCAGGGCGGCCGTCCGGCGCCCGCGCCGGGCCAGCTCGTCCATCGCGGCGGCCACCTCGCCGGCCCACCGGCCGGCTAGGCCGGCGTCTCCCGAAGCCCGGTCGGCGGGGTCATCGAGCAGGCTGCGGCCGTCCGGCGCGGGCACGGTGACGACGACGTCGTCGACCGCCCCGGTGGACGGGGAACAGGCGGCCGACACCGTGGTGCCGCCGTGGTAGGCGGCCTCGGTGACGATCACGCCGTCGGCACCGGTGGCCCACCGGGCGATCCGGACCGCCAGATCGTTCGCCTCCGAGCCGGTGCAGGTGAACATCACCCGACGCGGGCCCCGGTCGGGGAAGGTCGCCAGCAGTCGCTCGGCGTAGTCGACGACGTAGCCGTGCAGGTAGCGGGTGTTGGTGTTGAGGGTGGCCGCCTGGCGGCTGATGGCCGCCACCACCCGGGGGTGGCAGTGGCCGACCCCGGCCACGTTGTTGTACATGTCGAGGTAGCGTCGGCCCGCCGCGTCGATCAGCCAGGCCCCTTCGCCGCGGACGATGTGCAGCGGCCGGTCGTACATCAGCGGCGCGGCCGGGCCGAGCACCTCTCGGCGGCGCTCCAGCAGCTGCCGGTCGTCGTCGCTCAGGGCGTCCGGACCGAGCGGCCCTGCGTCGTGGTGGGCGTTGACGTCGAGGATCGAGACCGGGGCGGCGCCGGGCTCGAGCGCAGTGCCGGCCTGACCCGGGGCGTTCATGCCGCCACCCGCCGGGCGCCACCGGTGGCCAGATAGGCGCTGGCCAGTCGGACCGTCCCCTCGGCGAAGTCGGCCAGATGGGTGGCGTTCTCGACGGCATGCGGATGGCTGCCGAGCCAGGCCAGCAACATCAGTCGGCGCAGCAGCACGAAGCTGGGCAGCATCGCCTCGTCGGCGGCACCGAGATCACGGACCTCACGGTAACCGGCCAGCCATGCCTCCTGCCAGGCCGGCACCCGCGGATCTGTCTCCAGGAACGACACCGCCGAGGCGAAGTCGTAGAGGAACCATCCCAGCCCGCAGTCGTCGAAGTCGATCACCGTCACCCGATCGCCGTGACGGAGCAGATTGGCCAGCCGGAGGTCGGCGTGGATGAGGCCGTACCGCTGCGGGGCCATGCCGTAGCCGGCCAGCCGTTCGCGCAGCAGGTCCACCGCCGGGGCGATCGCCGCCGCCCGGCCGGCGGTCACCCGGGGGCCGTCCTGCCAACGCCCCCACCGCGGCCAGCGGCCGAGGGTGTGCTCCCAGTCCCAGGCGAACCGGCCGACGTCCCGGCCCCGGCCGGCCACGCACTCGTGCAGCGTGGCGGCCATCCGGCCGAGCAGCCGGAAGTCCCGGCCGGTCAGCCCGGCCTCGTCCGGGTTGCTGCCCTCGACCACCTCGAACAGGACCGCATAGCGCTCCGTGCCGTCGATCTGCACGCTGATCACCCCCTGCCCGTCCGGCAGCCGTCGCGGCCGGATCACCTCCAGGCCCGGATGGGTGGAGAGCTCGTCGAGCCAGTCGAGTTCGGCGGCGATGGCCGCCGCATCGTGGTACCCCGGGCGGTGGACCCGGACGATGGCCGTGTCGGCGGTTCCGGGGGCCTCGGCTGTCCCGGGGACGCTCACCCGGTAGGTGGCGTTCTCCGACACGGCCAGCAGGTCGAGCCGGGCGGTCGCGGGGAAGCCGTGCCGGGCCGCGGCGAGAGCGGCGATCCGGTCGCAGGTCGCACGGTCCGAAGCGAGGTCGAGAACGGCCGCGGGCGGCGTCATGACGGTGTCCTTCCGGTCGGGAACAGGACCGAGCCTCCCGCCGCCAAATGGTCGTTTCCAGTGGCGAGGGCCCGATTAACCCGTTCGGTACGCCGGTGGCCGGGATCGTTGCCGGGTCGGCACATCGGCGGGTGTTCCGTCGCACGTCCGTGATGGAACGGACATGGGTCCGTCATCAGTGGCCGGTGGGCCGGCCAATGGTCGACAGCCGCCGCCGTGTTCCCGGTCTTGGCAGGCTGCCTGACAGGCCTCGCCCCGACAGGTCTGATCCTGACAGCTCTGGCCCCGACAGGTCTGGTCCTGACAGGTCTGGTCCTGACAGCTCTGGCCTTGACAGGTCTCGGCTCGGACGGGATTCTCGGGCCATGACCGGCCCGGAACCCCCTGTGGATCCTCAGCTGTTCGCCTCGATGGAGGCCCTCGGGGAGGCGATCGAGGCGGGACGGGTCGCCCCGGGGATCCGGTTGCCGGCGGAGCGTGACCTGGCGGCGACCTTCGCGGTGAGTCGTACGCAGATCCGGAAGGTGCTCGACGACCTGTTCGAGGAGCATCTGCTGGTGCGGCTCCGTGGCCGCTCCGGCGGCACCGTCGTGGCCGA encodes:
- a CDS encoding GntR family transcriptional regulator — encoded protein: MSDPATPRARQLAEALRGHLTREAFHPGELVGTERDLAERFGVGRTLLRAALGLLEDDHLVRRTIGRCGGVHAADARILRRLDTTEGVPSMVRAQGRSLSTRVVGAHLRAADPYEARTLRLASPANVVQITRIRQVDGSPWSLDTSILPAGLFPGLLAYDLSLSLTDLARERYGFVPGGAREEIEVIEADAGEAALLGVEVGAPLLLICRLTWSEAGQHYELGHDLFRADRTRIGTRRYGTNWKRGAQATRGSLDDAAPEAMSLR
- a CDS encoding aspartate aminotransferase family protein, whose translation is MNAPGQAGTALEPGAAPVSILDVNAHHDAGPLGPDALSDDDRQLLERRREVLGPAAPLMYDRPLHIVRGEGAWLIDAAGRRYLDMYNNVAGVGHCHPRVVAAISRQAATLNTNTRYLHGYVVDYAERLLATFPDRGPRRVMFTCTGSEANDLAVRIARWATGADGVIVTEAAYHGGTTVSAACSPSTGAVDDVVVTVPAPDGRSLLDDPADRASGDAGLAGRWAGEVAAAMDELARRGRRTAALLVDTVFSSDGIHPGTPGMLDAAAALVHERGGLVIADEVQPGFGRLGTGMWGHTRHDIAPDLVTLGKPMANGMPVAGLVGRADLIDGFCAGENYFNTFAGNPVSMAAATAVLDVIEDEGLIAHAAEVGRRLLDGVRTVTADDPTVSEVRGLGLFVAVEYVDADGRPDRRRAAGVINALRDRGVLISACGRYGNALKIRPPMVLSPGEADLFISRLEQAGIRRPGPAATDE
- a CDS encoding phosphotransferase enzyme family protein, which codes for MTPPAAVLDLASDRATCDRIAALAAARHGFPATARLDLLAVSENATYRVSVPGTAEAPGTADTAIVRVHRPGYHDAAAIAAELDWLDELSTHPGLEVIRPRRLPDGQGVISVQIDGTERYAVLFEVVEGSNPDEAGLTGRDFRLLGRMAATLHECVAGRGRDVGRFAWDWEHTLGRWPRWGRWQDGPRVTAGRAAAIAPAVDLLRERLAGYGMAPQRYGLIHADLRLANLLRHGDRVTVIDFDDCGLGWFLYDFASAVSFLETDPRVPAWQEAWLAGYREVRDLGAADEAMLPSFVLLRRLMLLAWLGSHPHAVENATHLADFAEGTVRLASAYLATGGARRVAA